In the Nitrospirota bacterium genome, one interval contains:
- a CDS encoding type II toxin-antitoxin system death-on-curing family toxin, whose protein sequence is MKVITVREVEYIAFRLAHELLAFDEPIPDFSTRFPNILESCLATPFQSFSGKPLYPGLVSRASILFFLMIKNHPFQNGNKRIAMTTLFVFLYKNKKWIKVDTQELYNFTVWVAQSHRKVKEEVVKAIEKFFKAHIVDMAG, encoded by the coding sequence ATGAAGGTCATCACTGTAAGGGAGGTAGAATATATTGCTTTTAGACTGGCCCATGAACTGTTAGCCTTTGATGAGCCAATTCCGGATTTTTCAACACGCTTCCCTAATATTTTAGAAAGCTGTTTAGCTACCCCTTTTCAAAGTTTTTCAGGAAAACCGTTGTATCCTGGTCTTGTATCCAGAGCAAGTATCCTTTTTTTTCTTATGATTAAGAACCATCCTTTTCAGAATGGCAATAAAAGAATCGCTATGACGACATTGTTTGTCTTTCTCTATAAAAATAAAAAGTGGATAAAAGTTGATACGCAGGAACTTTATAATTTTACGGTATGGGTAGCTCAGAGTCATCGCAAGGTTAAGGAAGAGGTTGTAAAGGCAATAGAGAAATTTTTTAAAGCACACATTGTAGATATGGCGGGCTAA
- a CDS encoding excisionase family DNA-binding protein: protein MEKNKYISISQLAKIIGVSRIAVYKKVKKGQIEAIRIGRSFAIPQKYIADILGKTLKEKDKREIDKAIKKTIKEYGEVLRLLGRE from the coding sequence ATGGAAAAAAATAAATATATATCAATATCCCAGTTAGCCAAAATTATAGGAGTCAGTAGAATCGCTGTGTATAAAAAGGTGAAAAAGGGTCAGATAGAGGCTATCAGAATTGGAAGGAGTTTTGCTATCCCCCAGAAGTACATAGCAGATATTTTAGGCAAAACCCTCAAGGAGAAAGATAAAAGAGAAATTGATAAGGCCATAAAAAAGACAATTAAAGAATACGGGGAAGTATTAAGACTTTTGGGCAGGGAATAA